The proteins below are encoded in one region of Grus americana isolate bGruAme1 chromosome 25, bGruAme1.mat, whole genome shotgun sequence:
- the LOC129196286 gene encoding nascent polypeptide-associated complex subunit alpha, muscle-specific form-like isoform X3, whose product MPSLPARGSSSSSGGELRVQRPPLGADLPGPFSSLGPVPGRAFGEMFSPLACRRGFPREPGPWQAGPLPPLAHGPQDVWDELPWEHQHRRGRGRWHPPDLWEPRPFPGPADLPWDEEDRRWADRDCPPPPPWNAGEHPGPEDCFRENRHPPGPWEPRPFPGPADLPWDEDRRWADRDCPPPPPWDDREANRGPEDCFGEGWHPEQPLPSSDCFAWSEFPPEEQHLPRPPARMPGEQGGFQDGCPSWGYRGLSGRRYRRLRHIRRELTLVQRLPCRWPSRGKTPSFRSSPSLSGTSQPAAKGEARRPDAPQPLPSFKGGAQSREQTAQSPPAASRKVPEPPRPADTPEKSPAADPRAVTEAAEPELAAGAMPVETGAGQKPTDGRDQDSSALETEPAPPEESSAGPEEHLEVEPCSQSVPEAGAGGESHARGPTAAPEPAERVCATAGSAGDVGAELCPRSQGRQQLPSGAGEAEAGAARDGLLGDLQPPENSPVPPGATAEPEAQPSQACSDICAAPETSPGTQHPPGSGETEPAAGGQHQLCSTLPTPSLVSADLRSAAVLARKEEIELSYQQFSLTIAVVATMLLQKEPSMEAALGLALRANLRQGRIHHLQELEDFINSYDSATLSR is encoded by the exons CTGGGTGCTGACCTCCCGGGGCCCTTCTCCTCACTGGGACCCGTGCCAGGACGAGCTTTTGGCGAGATGTTCTCACCGCTGGCTTGCAGGAGGGGCTTCCCGAGGGAG CCCGGTCCGTGGCAGGCTGGACCACTGCCGCCCCTCGCTCACGGTCCCCAGGACGTCTGGGACGAGCTGCCCTGGGAGCACCAGCACAGGAGAGGCAGGGGCAGATGGCACCCG CCCGATCTGTGGGAGCCCAGACCCTTCCCTGGCCCTGCCGACTTGCCTTGGGACGAGGAGGACAGGAGATGGGCAGACCGTGACTGTCCCCCGCCACCCCCCTGGAATGCCGGAGAACACCCAGGACCCGAGGACTGCTTCCGAGAGAACCGGCACCCG CCCGGTCCCTGGGAGCCCAGACCCTTCCCTGGCCCTGCCGACTTGCCTTGGGACGAGGACAGGAGATGGGCAGACCGCGACTGTCCCCCACCACCCCCTTGGGATGACAGAGAAGCCAACCGAGGACCTGAGGACTGCTTTGGAGAGGGCTGGCACCCG GAGCAGCCGCTGCCCAGCTCCGACTGCTTTGCCTGGTCTGAATTCCCACCTGAGGAGCAGCACCTACCCCGGCCCCCTGCCAGAATGCCAGG CGAGCAAGGCGGCTTCCAGGACGGCTGCCCGTCCTGGGGCTATCGTGGCCTGAGTGGGAGACGCTACCGACGCTTACGCCATATCCGCCGCGAGTTAACCTTGGTCCAGCGCCTGCCGTGTCGCTGGCCCTCCAGAG GGAAAACGCCGTCTTTCAggtcctctccttccctctctgggACGAGCCAGCCGGCGGCCAAAGGAGAGGCGCGGCGCCCTGACGCTCCCCAGCCACTTCCTTCCTTCAAAGGTGGTgcacagagcagggagcagacGGCTCAG AGCCCGCCGGCGGCGAGCAGGAAGGTCCCGGAGCCCCCCAGACCGGCCGACACCCCTGAGAAGAGCCCGGCCGCTGATCCCAGGGCTGTGACAGAGGCTGCGGAGCcggagctggcagcaggagcGATGCCG GTCGAGACGGGAGCTGGGCAGAAACCCACGGACGGCCGCGACCAGGACTCCTCTGCTTTGGAAACGGAGCCGGCGCCACCGGAGGAGAGCTCTGCGGGGCCAGAGGAGCACCTCGAG GTAGAGCCGTGCAGCCAAAGCGTCCCTGAGGCTGGCGCAGGTGGCGAGTCCCACGCCCGGGGTCCGACAGCCGCTCCGGAGCCTGCCGAGAGGGTCTGCGCAACGGCCGGCTCCGCTGGAGATGTgggtgctgagctctgcccgCGTTCCCAGGGACGGCAGCAGCTGCCGAGTGGAGCTGGAGAAGccgaggcaggagctgcccgcGATGGG CTTCTTGGTGACCTTCAGCCACCCGAAAACTCGCCGGTCCCACCTGGAGCTACCGCGGAGCCCGAGGCACAGCCCAGCCAGGCTTGCTCCGATATCTGCGCCGCACCAGAGACCTCACCGGGGACCCAGCACCCTCCTGGGTCCGGTGAGACGGAGCCG GCTGCGGGCGGccagcaccagctctgctccacgCTCCCAACGCCCTCCCTGGTCAGCGCGGACCTCCGCTCCGCCGCCGTCCTCGCCAGGAAGGAGGAGATCGAGCTG TCGTACCAGCAGTTCAGCCTGACCATCGCGGTGGTGGCCAcaatgctgctgcagaaggagcCCTCCATGGAGGCGGCGCTGGGGCTGGCGCTGAGGGCCAACCTCCGCCAGGGCCGGATCCATCacctccaggagctggaggacTTCATCAACAGCTACGACTCGGCCACCCTCagccgctga
- the LOC129196286 gene encoding translation initiation factor IF-2-like isoform X4, which translates to MPSLPARGSSSSSGGELRVQRPPVLDPGRGGRSPKDGARQGAPAVPVGRTALQRWVLTSRGPSPHWDPCQDELLARCSHRWLAGGASRGSPVRGRLDHCRPSLTVPRTSGTSCPGSTSTGEAGADGTRPICGSPDPSLALPTCLGTRRTGDGQTVTVPRHPPGMPENTQDPRTASERTGTRPVPGSPDPSLALPTCLGTRTGDGQTATVPHHPLGMTEKPTEDLRTALERAGTREQGGFQDGCPSWGYRGLSGRRYRRLRHIRRELTLVQRLPCRWPSRGKTPSFRSSPSLSGTSQPAAKGEARRPDAPQPLPSFKGGAQSREQTAQSPPAASRKVPEPPRPADTPEKSPAADPRAVTEAAEPELAAGAMPVETGAGQKPTDGRDQDSSALETEPAPPEESSAGPEEHLEVEPCSQSVPEAGAGGESHARGPTAAPEPAERVCATAGSAGDVGAELCPRSQGRQQLPSGAGEAEAGAARDGLLGDLQPPENSPVPPGATAEPEAQPSQACSDICAAPETSPGTQHPPGSGETEPAAGGQHQLCSTLPTPSLVSADLRSAAVLARKEEIELSYQQFSLTIAVVATMLLQKEPSMEAALGLALRANLRQGRIHHLQELEDFINSYDSATLSR; encoded by the exons CTGGGTGCTGACCTCCCGGGGCCCTTCTCCTCACTGGGACCCGTGCCAGGACGAGCTTTTGGCGAGATGTTCTCACCGCTGGCTTGCAGGAGGGGCTTCCCGAGGGAG CCCGGTCCGTGGCAGGCTGGACCACTGCCGCCCCTCGCTCACGGTCCCCAGGACGTCTGGGACGAGCTGCCCTGGGAGCACCAGCACAGGAGAGGCAGGGGCAGATGGCACCCG CCCGATCTGTGGGAGCCCAGACCCTTCCCTGGCCCTGCCGACTTGCCTTGGGACGAGGAGGACAGGAGATGGGCAGACCGTGACTGTCCCCCGCCACCCCCCTGGAATGCCGGAGAACACCCAGGACCCGAGGACTGCTTCCGAGAGAACCGGCACCCG CCCGGTCCCTGGGAGCCCAGACCCTTCCCTGGCCCTGCCGACTTGCCTTGGGACGAGGACAGGAGATGGGCAGACCGCGACTGTCCCCCACCACCCCCTTGGGATGACAGAGAAGCCAACCGAGGACCTGAGGACTGCTTTGGAGAGGGCTGGCACCCG CGAGCAAGGCGGCTTCCAGGACGGCTGCCCGTCCTGGGGCTATCGTGGCCTGAGTGGGAGACGCTACCGACGCTTACGCCATATCCGCCGCGAGTTAACCTTGGTCCAGCGCCTGCCGTGTCGCTGGCCCTCCAGAG GGAAAACGCCGTCTTTCAggtcctctccttccctctctgggACGAGCCAGCCGGCGGCCAAAGGAGAGGCGCGGCGCCCTGACGCTCCCCAGCCACTTCCTTCCTTCAAAGGTGGTgcacagagcagggagcagacGGCTCAG AGCCCGCCGGCGGCGAGCAGGAAGGTCCCGGAGCCCCCCAGACCGGCCGACACCCCTGAGAAGAGCCCGGCCGCTGATCCCAGGGCTGTGACAGAGGCTGCGGAGCcggagctggcagcaggagcGATGCCG GTCGAGACGGGAGCTGGGCAGAAACCCACGGACGGCCGCGACCAGGACTCCTCTGCTTTGGAAACGGAGCCGGCGCCACCGGAGGAGAGCTCTGCGGGGCCAGAGGAGCACCTCGAG GTAGAGCCGTGCAGCCAAAGCGTCCCTGAGGCTGGCGCAGGTGGCGAGTCCCACGCCCGGGGTCCGACAGCCGCTCCGGAGCCTGCCGAGAGGGTCTGCGCAACGGCCGGCTCCGCTGGAGATGTgggtgctgagctctgcccgCGTTCCCAGGGACGGCAGCAGCTGCCGAGTGGAGCTGGAGAAGccgaggcaggagctgcccgcGATGGG CTTCTTGGTGACCTTCAGCCACCCGAAAACTCGCCGGTCCCACCTGGAGCTACCGCGGAGCCCGAGGCACAGCCCAGCCAGGCTTGCTCCGATATCTGCGCCGCACCAGAGACCTCACCGGGGACCCAGCACCCTCCTGGGTCCGGTGAGACGGAGCCG GCTGCGGGCGGccagcaccagctctgctccacgCTCCCAACGCCCTCCCTGGTCAGCGCGGACCTCCGCTCCGCCGCCGTCCTCGCCAGGAAGGAGGAGATCGAGCTG TCGTACCAGCAGTTCAGCCTGACCATCGCGGTGGTGGCCAcaatgctgctgcagaaggagcCCTCCATGGAGGCGGCGCTGGGGCTGGCGCTGAGGGCCAACCTCCGCCAGGGCCGGATCCATCacctccaggagctggaggacTTCATCAACAGCTACGACTCGGCCACCCTCagccgctga
- the LOC129196286 gene encoding translation initiation factor IF-2-like isoform X5, which translates to MAGSILGIEWPIQAMLELDGASWVLTSRGPSPHWDPCQDELLARCSHRWLAGGASRGSPVRGRLDHCRPSLTVPRTSGTSCPGSTSTGEAGADGTRPICGSPDPSLALPTCLGTRRTGDGQTVTVPRHPPGMPENTQDPRTASERTGTRPVPGSPDPSLALPTCLGTRTGDGQTATVPHHPLGMTEKPTEDLRTALERAGTREQGGFQDGCPSWGYRGLSGRRYRRLRHIRRELTLVQRLPCRWPSRGKTPSFRSSPSLSGTSQPAAKGEARRPDAPQPLPSFKGGAQSREQTAQSPPAASRKVPEPPRPADTPEKSPAADPRAVTEAAEPELAAGAMPVETGAGQKPTDGRDQDSSALETEPAPPEESSAGPEEHLEVEPCSQSVPEAGAGGESHARGPTAAPEPAERVCATAGSAGDVGAELCPRSQGRQQLPSGAGEAEAGAARDGLLGDLQPPENSPVPPGATAEPEAQPSQACSDICAAPETSPGTQHPPGSGETEPAAGGQHQLCSTLPTPSLVSADLRSAAVLARKEEIELSYQQFSLTIAVVATMLLQKEPSMEAALGLALRANLRQGRIHHLQELEDFINSYDSATLSR; encoded by the exons CTGGGTGCTGACCTCCCGGGGCCCTTCTCCTCACTGGGACCCGTGCCAGGACGAGCTTTTGGCGAGATGTTCTCACCGCTGGCTTGCAGGAGGGGCTTCCCGAGGGAG CCCGGTCCGTGGCAGGCTGGACCACTGCCGCCCCTCGCTCACGGTCCCCAGGACGTCTGGGACGAGCTGCCCTGGGAGCACCAGCACAGGAGAGGCAGGGGCAGATGGCACCCG CCCGATCTGTGGGAGCCCAGACCCTTCCCTGGCCCTGCCGACTTGCCTTGGGACGAGGAGGACAGGAGATGGGCAGACCGTGACTGTCCCCCGCCACCCCCCTGGAATGCCGGAGAACACCCAGGACCCGAGGACTGCTTCCGAGAGAACCGGCACCCG CCCGGTCCCTGGGAGCCCAGACCCTTCCCTGGCCCTGCCGACTTGCCTTGGGACGAGGACAGGAGATGGGCAGACCGCGACTGTCCCCCACCACCCCCTTGGGATGACAGAGAAGCCAACCGAGGACCTGAGGACTGCTTTGGAGAGGGCTGGCACCCG CGAGCAAGGCGGCTTCCAGGACGGCTGCCCGTCCTGGGGCTATCGTGGCCTGAGTGGGAGACGCTACCGACGCTTACGCCATATCCGCCGCGAGTTAACCTTGGTCCAGCGCCTGCCGTGTCGCTGGCCCTCCAGAG GGAAAACGCCGTCTTTCAggtcctctccttccctctctgggACGAGCCAGCCGGCGGCCAAAGGAGAGGCGCGGCGCCCTGACGCTCCCCAGCCACTTCCTTCCTTCAAAGGTGGTgcacagagcagggagcagacGGCTCAG AGCCCGCCGGCGGCGAGCAGGAAGGTCCCGGAGCCCCCCAGACCGGCCGACACCCCTGAGAAGAGCCCGGCCGCTGATCCCAGGGCTGTGACAGAGGCTGCGGAGCcggagctggcagcaggagcGATGCCG GTCGAGACGGGAGCTGGGCAGAAACCCACGGACGGCCGCGACCAGGACTCCTCTGCTTTGGAAACGGAGCCGGCGCCACCGGAGGAGAGCTCTGCGGGGCCAGAGGAGCACCTCGAG GTAGAGCCGTGCAGCCAAAGCGTCCCTGAGGCTGGCGCAGGTGGCGAGTCCCACGCCCGGGGTCCGACAGCCGCTCCGGAGCCTGCCGAGAGGGTCTGCGCAACGGCCGGCTCCGCTGGAGATGTgggtgctgagctctgcccgCGTTCCCAGGGACGGCAGCAGCTGCCGAGTGGAGCTGGAGAAGccgaggcaggagctgcccgcGATGGG CTTCTTGGTGACCTTCAGCCACCCGAAAACTCGCCGGTCCCACCTGGAGCTACCGCGGAGCCCGAGGCACAGCCCAGCCAGGCTTGCTCCGATATCTGCGCCGCACCAGAGACCTCACCGGGGACCCAGCACCCTCCTGGGTCCGGTGAGACGGAGCCG GCTGCGGGCGGccagcaccagctctgctccacgCTCCCAACGCCCTCCCTGGTCAGCGCGGACCTCCGCTCCGCCGCCGTCCTCGCCAGGAAGGAGGAGATCGAGCTG TCGTACCAGCAGTTCAGCCTGACCATCGCGGTGGTGGCCAcaatgctgctgcagaaggagcCCTCCATGGAGGCGGCGCTGGGGCTGGCGCTGAGGGCCAACCTCCGCCAGGGCCGGATCCATCacctccaggagctggaggacTTCATCAACAGCTACGACTCGGCCACCCTCagccgctga
- the PRICKLE4 gene encoding prickle-like protein 4 — protein MSLPSPAWPQRDEPPPCGTATGLPPASSDSDSGCALEEYLEPLVDPAPPEVPVCFSTCSPQPASPADRIRLRTRALLQQLPPQDCDERYCPDLAEEERRQLRAFSARRRREALGQGLACPVPGPCHGCPCKKCGRRLNKGDPGISASRLGDQFWHPSCFSCHFCHQPLVDLIYFQQDGRIYCGRHHAELFRPRCASCDQLIFMEECIEAEGRRWHLEHFCCLECDVPLCGQRYVMKSGRPCCRGCFESLFAEPCQACGDPIGADSEEATHQGLHWHARAACFCCSLCRKPLRGQPLTSRHGRLFCSETCSLGWDASSTTSDSSDSAFASAPSPDSTPLSRAGPTGRTAPGTGSTSAAGGCGQRVEGAEAFLDQAPLHPAFRSLEDHGAAAKERSRDAVHTGMLGPPAGHPAAAQPSTEGPKEPGALGHPVSGGLDPRVPAGNGNPHFRAGTSPAQHSPRLEDIDLQDITEEDDSWCPTCSSSSDSDSEEEGFFFGKPIPKPAMSSLGREPLGRAGGRTAKPRGSSKHCSVS, from the exons ATGTCCCTGCCGAGCCCCGCATGGCCCCAGCGAGACGAGCCTCCCCCCTGCGGCACCGCCACCGGCCTCCCGCCAGCCTCGTCCGACAGCGACTCCGGTTGTGCCCTGGAAGAATACCTGGAGCCCCTCGTGGACCCCGCTCCCCCCGAG GTCCCGGTGTGCTTCAGCACCTGCTCGCCGCAGCCTGCCTCTCCCGCCGACAGGATCCGGCTCCGCACCAgagccctcctgcagcagctgcctcctcAGGACTGCGAT GAGCGGTACTGCCCCGACCTCgcggaggaggagaggaggcagctACGTGCGTTCAGCGCCCGACGGAGACGGGAggccctggggcaggggctggcatgTCCCGTGCCGGGTCCCTGCCATGGCTGTCCCTGCAAGAAG TGCGGCAGGAGGCTGAACAAAGGAGACCCGGGGATTTCGGCATCCCGGCTGGGGGATCAGTTCTGGCATCCGTCCTGCTTCTCCTGCCACTtctgccaccagcccctggtGGACCTCATCTATTTCCAGCAGGACGGGAGGATCTACTGTGGCCGGCACCACGCCGAGCTCTTCCGACCCCGCTGTGCCTCCTGCGACCAG CTGATCTTCATGGAGGAGTGCATCGAGGCGGAGGGCCGGcgctggcacctggagcacttCTGCTGCCTGGAGTGCGACGTGCCCCTGTGCGGGCAGCGCTATGTGATGAAGAGCGGCCGGCCCTGCTGCCGCGGCTGCTTCGAGAGCCTCTTCGCCGAGCCGTGCCAGGCCTGCGGGGACCCCATCG GTGCCGACAGCGAGGAGGCCACCCACCAAGGGCTCCACTGGCATGCCCGAGCCgcctgcttctgctgcagcctctgccgAAAGCCACTGCGCGGGCAGCCCCTCACCTCCCGCCACGGCCGGCTCTTCTGCTCCGAgacctgcagcctgggctgggaTGCATCCTCCACCACCTCCGACTCCTCCGACTCGGCTTTTGCTTCAGCTCCATCCCCTGACTCGACACCCCTCTCCCGAGCTGGTCCCACCGGCAGGACCGCACCGGGGACGGGTAGCACCTCGgcagccgggggctgcgggcagcgggTGGAAGGGGCGG AGGCTTTTTTGGATCAGGCCCCTTTGCATCCTGCGTTCAGGAGCCTGGAGGACCACGGAGCAGCTGCTAAGGAGCGGAGCAGGGATGCTGTGCACACAGGGATGCTGGGACCACCAGCCGGCCACCCCGCTGCCGCCCAGCCCAGCACAGAGGGTCCCAAGGAACCTGGAGCCTTGGGCCACCCAGTTTCGGGGGGCCTGGACCCCCGAGTGCCCGCAGGCAATGGAAACCCACACTTCCGAGCGGGGAcatcccctgcccagcacagcccccggCTGGAGGACATCGACCTGCAGGACATCACGGAGGAGGATGACTCCTGGTGTCCCACCTGCTCTTCGTCTTCAGACTCGGACTCAGAGGAAGAGGGTTTCTTCTTCGGGAAGCCCATCCCCAAGCCCGCGATGagctccctgggcagggagcccctggggagggctgggggcaggacGGCGAAGCCGCGGGGCAGCAGCAAGCACTGCAGCGTGTCCTAG
- the LOC129196286 gene encoding nascent polypeptide-associated complex subunit alpha, muscle-specific form-like isoform X6, protein MFSPLACRRGFPREPGPWQAGPLPPLAHGPQDVWDELPWEHQHRRGRGRWHPPDLWEPRPFPGPADLPWDEEDRRWADRDCPPPPPWNAGEHPGPEDCFRENRHPPGPWEPRPFPGPADLPWDEDRRWADRDCPPPPPWDDREANRGPEDCFGEGWHPEQPLPSSDCFAWSEFPPEEQHLPRPPARMPGEQGGFQDGCPSWGYRGLSGRRYRRLRHIRRELTLVQRLPCRWPSRGKTPSFRSSPSLSGTSQPAAKGEARRPDAPQPLPSFKGGAQSREQTAQSPPAASRKVPEPPRPADTPEKSPAADPRAVTEAAEPELAAGAMPVETGAGQKPTDGRDQDSSALETEPAPPEESSAGPEEHLEVEPCSQSVPEAGAGGESHARGPTAAPEPAERVCATAGSAGDVGAELCPRSQGRQQLPSGAGEAEAGAARDGLLGDLQPPENSPVPPGATAEPEAQPSQACSDICAAPETSPGTQHPPGSGETEPAAGGQHQLCSTLPTPSLVSADLRSAAVLARKEEIELSYQQFSLTIAVVATMLLQKEPSMEAALGLALRANLRQGRIHHLQELEDFINSYDSATLSR, encoded by the exons ATGTTCTCACCGCTGGCTTGCAGGAGGGGCTTCCCGAGGGAG CCCGGTCCGTGGCAGGCTGGACCACTGCCGCCCCTCGCTCACGGTCCCCAGGACGTCTGGGACGAGCTGCCCTGGGAGCACCAGCACAGGAGAGGCAGGGGCAGATGGCACCCG CCCGATCTGTGGGAGCCCAGACCCTTCCCTGGCCCTGCCGACTTGCCTTGGGACGAGGAGGACAGGAGATGGGCAGACCGTGACTGTCCCCCGCCACCCCCCTGGAATGCCGGAGAACACCCAGGACCCGAGGACTGCTTCCGAGAGAACCGGCACCCG CCCGGTCCCTGGGAGCCCAGACCCTTCCCTGGCCCTGCCGACTTGCCTTGGGACGAGGACAGGAGATGGGCAGACCGCGACTGTCCCCCACCACCCCCTTGGGATGACAGAGAAGCCAACCGAGGACCTGAGGACTGCTTTGGAGAGGGCTGGCACCCG GAGCAGCCGCTGCCCAGCTCCGACTGCTTTGCCTGGTCTGAATTCCCACCTGAGGAGCAGCACCTACCCCGGCCCCCTGCCAGAATGCCAGG CGAGCAAGGCGGCTTCCAGGACGGCTGCCCGTCCTGGGGCTATCGTGGCCTGAGTGGGAGACGCTACCGACGCTTACGCCATATCCGCCGCGAGTTAACCTTGGTCCAGCGCCTGCCGTGTCGCTGGCCCTCCAGAG GGAAAACGCCGTCTTTCAggtcctctccttccctctctgggACGAGCCAGCCGGCGGCCAAAGGAGAGGCGCGGCGCCCTGACGCTCCCCAGCCACTTCCTTCCTTCAAAGGTGGTgcacagagcagggagcagacGGCTCAG AGCCCGCCGGCGGCGAGCAGGAAGGTCCCGGAGCCCCCCAGACCGGCCGACACCCCTGAGAAGAGCCCGGCCGCTGATCCCAGGGCTGTGACAGAGGCTGCGGAGCcggagctggcagcaggagcGATGCCG GTCGAGACGGGAGCTGGGCAGAAACCCACGGACGGCCGCGACCAGGACTCCTCTGCTTTGGAAACGGAGCCGGCGCCACCGGAGGAGAGCTCTGCGGGGCCAGAGGAGCACCTCGAG GTAGAGCCGTGCAGCCAAAGCGTCCCTGAGGCTGGCGCAGGTGGCGAGTCCCACGCCCGGGGTCCGACAGCCGCTCCGGAGCCTGCCGAGAGGGTCTGCGCAACGGCCGGCTCCGCTGGAGATGTgggtgctgagctctgcccgCGTTCCCAGGGACGGCAGCAGCTGCCGAGTGGAGCTGGAGAAGccgaggcaggagctgcccgcGATGGG CTTCTTGGTGACCTTCAGCCACCCGAAAACTCGCCGGTCCCACCTGGAGCTACCGCGGAGCCCGAGGCACAGCCCAGCCAGGCTTGCTCCGATATCTGCGCCGCACCAGAGACCTCACCGGGGACCCAGCACCCTCCTGGGTCCGGTGAGACGGAGCCG GCTGCGGGCGGccagcaccagctctgctccacgCTCCCAACGCCCTCCCTGGTCAGCGCGGACCTCCGCTCCGCCGCCGTCCTCGCCAGGAAGGAGGAGATCGAGCTG TCGTACCAGCAGTTCAGCCTGACCATCGCGGTGGTGGCCAcaatgctgctgcagaaggagcCCTCCATGGAGGCGGCGCTGGGGCTGGCGCTGAGGGCCAACCTCCGCCAGGGCCGGATCCATCacctccaggagctggaggacTTCATCAACAGCTACGACTCGGCCACCCTCagccgctga
- the LOC129196286 gene encoding basic proline-rich protein-like isoform X1, which produces MSPPQPHLAPPPRDAVTSGARQQQQQRRGAPRAAPSGAGSRPGRSQPQGRRSAGSTGGARGQDGVAALGADLPGPFSSLGPVPGRAFGEMFSPLACRRGFPREPGPWQAGPLPPLAHGPQDVWDELPWEHQHRRGRGRWHPPDLWEPRPFPGPADLPWDEEDRRWADRDCPPPPPWNAGEHPGPEDCFRENRHPPGPWEPRPFPGPADLPWDEDRRWADRDCPPPPPWDDREANRGPEDCFGEGWHPEQPLPSSDCFAWSEFPPEEQHLPRPPARMPGEQGGFQDGCPSWGYRGLSGRRYRRLRHIRRELTLVQRLPCRWPSRGKTPSFRSSPSLSGTSQPAAKGEARRPDAPQPLPSFKGGAQSREQTAQSPPAASRKVPEPPRPADTPEKSPAADPRAVTEAAEPELAAGAMPVETGAGQKPTDGRDQDSSALETEPAPPEESSAGPEEHLEVEPCSQSVPEAGAGGESHARGPTAAPEPAERVCATAGSAGDVGAELCPRSQGRQQLPSGAGEAEAGAARDGLLGDLQPPENSPVPPGATAEPEAQPSQACSDICAAPETSPGTQHPPGSGETEPAAGGQHQLCSTLPTPSLVSADLRSAAVLARKEEIELSYQQFSLTIAVVATMLLQKEPSMEAALGLALRANLRQGRIHHLQELEDFINSYDSATLSR; this is translated from the exons CTGGGTGCTGACCTCCCGGGGCCCTTCTCCTCACTGGGACCCGTGCCAGGACGAGCTTTTGGCGAGATGTTCTCACCGCTGGCTTGCAGGAGGGGCTTCCCGAGGGAG CCCGGTCCGTGGCAGGCTGGACCACTGCCGCCCCTCGCTCACGGTCCCCAGGACGTCTGGGACGAGCTGCCCTGGGAGCACCAGCACAGGAGAGGCAGGGGCAGATGGCACCCG CCCGATCTGTGGGAGCCCAGACCCTTCCCTGGCCCTGCCGACTTGCCTTGGGACGAGGAGGACAGGAGATGGGCAGACCGTGACTGTCCCCCGCCACCCCCCTGGAATGCCGGAGAACACCCAGGACCCGAGGACTGCTTCCGAGAGAACCGGCACCCG CCCGGTCCCTGGGAGCCCAGACCCTTCCCTGGCCCTGCCGACTTGCCTTGGGACGAGGACAGGAGATGGGCAGACCGCGACTGTCCCCCACCACCCCCTTGGGATGACAGAGAAGCCAACCGAGGACCTGAGGACTGCTTTGGAGAGGGCTGGCACCCG GAGCAGCCGCTGCCCAGCTCCGACTGCTTTGCCTGGTCTGAATTCCCACCTGAGGAGCAGCACCTACCCCGGCCCCCTGCCAGAATGCCAGG CGAGCAAGGCGGCTTCCAGGACGGCTGCCCGTCCTGGGGCTATCGTGGCCTGAGTGGGAGACGCTACCGACGCTTACGCCATATCCGCCGCGAGTTAACCTTGGTCCAGCGCCTGCCGTGTCGCTGGCCCTCCAGAG GGAAAACGCCGTCTTTCAggtcctctccttccctctctgggACGAGCCAGCCGGCGGCCAAAGGAGAGGCGCGGCGCCCTGACGCTCCCCAGCCACTTCCTTCCTTCAAAGGTGGTgcacagagcagggagcagacGGCTCAG AGCCCGCCGGCGGCGAGCAGGAAGGTCCCGGAGCCCCCCAGACCGGCCGACACCCCTGAGAAGAGCCCGGCCGCTGATCCCAGGGCTGTGACAGAGGCTGCGGAGCcggagctggcagcaggagcGATGCCG GTCGAGACGGGAGCTGGGCAGAAACCCACGGACGGCCGCGACCAGGACTCCTCTGCTTTGGAAACGGAGCCGGCGCCACCGGAGGAGAGCTCTGCGGGGCCAGAGGAGCACCTCGAG GTAGAGCCGTGCAGCCAAAGCGTCCCTGAGGCTGGCGCAGGTGGCGAGTCCCACGCCCGGGGTCCGACAGCCGCTCCGGAGCCTGCCGAGAGGGTCTGCGCAACGGCCGGCTCCGCTGGAGATGTgggtgctgagctctgcccgCGTTCCCAGGGACGGCAGCAGCTGCCGAGTGGAGCTGGAGAAGccgaggcaggagctgcccgcGATGGG CTTCTTGGTGACCTTCAGCCACCCGAAAACTCGCCGGTCCCACCTGGAGCTACCGCGGAGCCCGAGGCACAGCCCAGCCAGGCTTGCTCCGATATCTGCGCCGCACCAGAGACCTCACCGGGGACCCAGCACCCTCCTGGGTCCGGTGAGACGGAGCCG GCTGCGGGCGGccagcaccagctctgctccacgCTCCCAACGCCCTCCCTGGTCAGCGCGGACCTCCGCTCCGCCGCCGTCCTCGCCAGGAAGGAGGAGATCGAGCTG TCGTACCAGCAGTTCAGCCTGACCATCGCGGTGGTGGCCAcaatgctgctgcagaaggagcCCTCCATGGAGGCGGCGCTGGGGCTGGCGCTGAGGGCCAACCTCCGCCAGGGCCGGATCCATCacctccaggagctggaggacTTCATCAACAGCTACGACTCGGCCACCCTCagccgctga